The Rhodococcus antarcticus DNA segment GCCGCTGGCCACCCGACGCTGGCGCTGGCTGGGCGCCCACCCCGAGGTGTGGGACGTCGCACCCGCCCAGCGCAAGGCCGTGCGCCAGCTCTCGCGGCGGCGGCTGGGCCTGCGCCCGCCGCGGGTCCGCCGCCTCGCCGGCCGGCGCCGCCCCTGAGCACGGGCTGCTCGGGCGGACCGCGCTCCCCTCCCCACCCCGATAGATTGGCACCTGCACCGTCGCTCGACGGCTCCCGCGACACCCCGCCGACCACGCCCCCGTGACGGAGTGCCCCTGTGCTGCACGTCCTGCTCGCCCACGCCGTGGCGGCCGTCCTCGCCCCGACGCTGGTGCGCCGGGTCGGTCCGTCGGCCTTCGTGGTGCTCGCCGCCGTACCGGCCGCAGGCCTGGTGTGGACGCTCCTGCACGCCGGCACCGAGCAGCGCGTCGACGTGGCCTGGGTGCCCGGGCTCAGCCTCGACGTCGCCCTGCGCCTGGACCCGCTCGCGGCGATCCTGGCCAGCCTCGTCACCGGGGTGGGTGCGCTGGTGCTGCTGTACTGCGCCCGCTACTTCGACGCCGGCGAGGCGCGGGTGGGCCTGTTCGCGGCGCTGATGGTGGCCTTCGCGGGCGCGATGTTCGGGCTCGTGGTCAGCGACAACGTGCTGCTGCTCTACACCTTCTGGGAGCTGACGACCGTCCTGTCGTTCCTGCTGGTGGGGCACTACGCCGAACGGGCCACCAGCCGTCGCGCGGCCACCCAGGCGCTGCTCGTGACCACCTCCGGCGGCCTCGCCATGCTCGTGGGGCTCATCATCCTGGGCGGGCTCGCGGGCAGCTACCGGCTCTCGACCATCCTCGACCGGGCCCCGGTGCTGCTCGACCGGCACGCCTGGCTCACCGGGGTGGCACTGGTCCTGGTGCTCGTCGGTGCGCTGAGCAAGTCGGCCATCATCCCCCTGCACTTCTGGCTGCCCGGCGCCATGGCCGCCCCCACACCGGTCAGCGCGTACCTGCACGCCGCCGCCATGGTCAAGGCGGGCATCTACCTGGTGGCACGGCTGTCCCCGGCCTTCGCGGACGCGGGAGCCTGGCGGTGGACGGTGGTGCCGCTGGGTCTCACGTCGATGCTCGTCGCCGGCTGGCGCGCCCTGCGCGAGCACGACCTCAAGCTCGTGCTGGCCTTCGGAACCGTGAGCCAGCTCGGCTTCCTCGTGGTGCTGGTGGGGGCGGGCACCCGGGACATGGCCCTGGCCGGGGCGGCGATGGTCCTCGCGCACGCGCTGTTCAAGTCCACCCTGTTCCTCGTGGTGGGGGTGATCGACCACTCGACGGGCACCCGGGACCTGCGCCGGCTCGCCGGCCTCGGCCGCCGCCAGCCCGTCCTGCTCGTGGCCGCCGCGCTGGCCGCGGCGAGCATGGCCGGGCTGCCGCCGCTGGTGGGCTTCGTGGGCAAGGAGGCGGCTCTGGAGTCCCTGCTGCACGGCGGCCTGCCCGACGCGCGGGCCGCGCTGCTGACCCTCGCCGCCGTCGTGCTCGGTTCGGCCTTCACCGCGGCCTACAGCCTCCGGTTCGTGTGGGGAGCCTTCGCGGACAAGGGCCGCCCGCAGGGCAGCCCGGCCGTGCGCGCCATGCACGTCCCGGGTCCGCTGTTCCTCGCCGCCCCCGTGCTGCTGGCCGCGGGCTGCCTCGTGGCCGGGCTGCTGGCCCCGCTGGTGGACCACGCGCTGGCCCCCTATGCCGACACCGTGCGCGCCGCACCCGACGAGCCGGGGTACCACCTGGCGCTCTGGCACGGCCTCAACCCCGCTCTCGGGCTCAGCGTGCTGGCGGTCGTGGCCGGCGTCGCGCTGTTCTGGGCCCGTGAGGGCGTGGAGCACCTGCAGTTCCGCAGCCCCGCCCTGGGCAACGCCGACCGCGCGTACGACGCGTCGCTGCGCTTCGCCGACGTGCTCTCGCTGCGGCTGACCGGGGTGACCCAGCGCGGCTCGCTGCCGCTGAACCTGACGACCATCCTCGTGACCCTCACGGTGGTGCCGACGGTGTTCCTCGTGCTCGGCACCGACACCGGGGTGCGGCTGCGGCTGGCCGACTCCCCGTTGCAGCTGGCGGTCGGGGCCCTCGCCGTCGTCGCCGCGCTGGCCGCCACCAGCACCCGCAACCGCCTCACGGGCGTGCTGCTGGTGGGGCTGACGGGCTACGCCGCGGGCATCGTCTTCGCCATCCACGGGGCGCCGGACCTGGCCCTGACCCAGGTGCTGGTGGAGACGCTGACGCTGGTGATCTTCGTGCTGATGCTGCGCAAGCTGCCGCCCGACATGCAGGACAGCAACTCCGTCGGGCGTCGCGGCCCCCGGGCGGTGCTGGCCGTCGGTGTCGGCACCGCCATCACGGTGGTCGGGGCGTACGCCGTCA contains these protein-coding regions:
- a CDS encoding Na+/H+ antiporter subunit A; its protein translation is MLHVLLAHAVAAVLAPTLVRRVGPSAFVVLAAVPAAGLVWTLLHAGTEQRVDVAWVPGLSLDVALRLDPLAAILASLVTGVGALVLLYCARYFDAGEARVGLFAALMVAFAGAMFGLVVSDNVLLLYTFWELTTVLSFLLVGHYAERATSRRAATQALLVTTSGGLAMLVGLIILGGLAGSYRLSTILDRAPVLLDRHAWLTGVALVLVLVGALSKSAIIPLHFWLPGAMAAPTPVSAYLHAAAMVKAGIYLVARLSPAFADAGAWRWTVVPLGLTSMLVAGWRALREHDLKLVLAFGTVSQLGFLVVLVGAGTRDMALAGAAMVLAHALFKSTLFLVVGVIDHSTGTRDLRRLAGLGRRQPVLLVAAALAAASMAGLPPLVGFVGKEAALESLLHGGLPDARAALLTLAAVVLGSAFTAAYSLRFVWGAFADKGRPQGSPAVRAMHVPGPLFLAAPVLLAAGCLVAGLLAPLVDHALAPYADTVRAAPDEPGYHLALWHGLNPALGLSVLAVVAGVALFWAREGVEHLQFRSPALGNADRAYDASLRFADVLSLRLTGVTQRGSLPLNLTTILVTLTVVPTVFLVLGTDTGVRLRLADSPLQLAVGALAVVAALAATSTRNRLTGVLLVGLTGYAAGIVFAIHGAPDLALTQVLVETLTLVIFVLMLRKLPPDMQDSNSVGRRGPRAVLAVGVGTAITVVGAYAVNARTTVPVAKLLPDAAYTRGNGANVVNVLLVDIRAWDTLGEISVLLVAATGVASLVFRHRRTGTAPRVSDAVRHARPDSPDDPASDVAPDAGTTWLAGGRFVDARHRSLVLEVSARLVFPTVMVLSIYFLFSGHNAPGGGFAGGLVAGLALVVRYLAGGRYELGETLPVDAGLILGLGLLLAGGTAVASLFLGAPVLSSAVLEVTLPLLGDVKLVTALFFDTGVYLVVVGLVLDVLRSLGAGLDREALDEGGDDRLADSSPAVRGGGV